One window from the genome of Cuculus canorus isolate bCucCan1 chromosome 12, bCucCan1.pri, whole genome shotgun sequence encodes:
- the GLDN gene encoding gliomedin isoform X1: MAAALGRALPWLLAAVALLAALSAAGTLFLLAQWKELGDALRELEAARPGLLSPQDPPGAPRSKRSRRGHVRAESEEMLMMLTYSMVPVRVMVDLCNSTKGICLTGPPGPPGPPGLDGIPGYNGSDGVPGIPGQKGEPGVNGKRGKIGLPGPKGDQGQKGEPGVMGLPGKDGMPGGKGTRGPKGEKGDANSDVILEGAKGEPGLPGPPGPPGPPGPPGKRKGKGKAQLQENIYSSTCTGETCAVPNDDTLAGKAEERTPGPSKKAECVITSVGSPVHFVSVQQTFGTWMREPANISDERIWLTMHFSGNSIKEYENSNALLNDSYRTIDITGFYYGCGHVVQNNHLYYQKGGTNVILKLGLDKATLGTLLIENALYHGRNYLFSNSKTYFNIAVDEKGLWIIYASSTDENIIVAHIDEERFSVIRHINTTYPKSKAGNAFIACGIMYVTDTKDMTVSFAFDLLKEKQIDARFELRSSQSVLAMLSYSLRDKNLYTWENGSLMVYPVHFGR; this comes from the exons ATGGCTGCGGCGTTGGGCCGGGcgctgccctggctgctggcGGCCGTGGCGCTGCTGGCGGCGCTCAGCGCGGCCGGCACGCTTTTCCTTCTGGCTCAGTGGAAGGAGCTGGGAGACGctctgagggagctggaggcGGCTCGTCCCGGGCTGCTCTCCCCGCAGGACCCTCCAGGCGCTCCCCGCAGCAAGCGGAGCCGCCGCGGCCACGTGCGCGCGGAAAGCGAGGAGATGCTGATGATGCTCACCTACTCCATGGTGCCG GTCCGAGTGATGGTGGATTTATGTAATAGCACAAAAGGGATATGCTTAACAG GCCCCCCAGGCCCCCCAG GACCTCCTGGACTTGATGGAATCCCTGGCTACAATGGATCAGATGGAGTCCCAGGTATACCAGGACAAAAGGGAGAACCAGGagtaaatggaaaaagaggaaaaatag gTTTGCCAGGACCAAAAGGTGATCAAGGGCAGAAAGGAGAACCTGGAGTAATGGGTTTACCTGGCAAGGATGGTATGCCAGGAGGAAAGGGCACAAGAGGACCAAAGGGTGAAAAGGGGGATGCGAACAGTGATGTGATATTAGAAG GTGCAAAAGGTGAACCTGGACTGCCAGGCCCCCCCGGACCACCTGGCCCCCCAGGGCCTCCAGGGAAACGTAAGGGTAAAGGTAAAGCACAGCTTCAGGAGAACATATACAGCAGCACATGCACAG GTGAGACGTGTGCTGTACCAAATGATGATACCCTGGCTGgaaaagctgaagagagaaCCCCTGGACCTTCAAAAAAAGCTG AATGTGTCATAACATCTGTAGGAAGCCCTGTTCACTTTGTCAGTGTACAGCAGACATTTGGAACTTGGATGCGGGAACCTGCAAATATAAGTGATGAGAGGATTTGGCTTACCATGCATTTTTCAG gAAACTCTataaaagaatatgaaaattcCAATGCCTTGCTGAATGACAGCTACAGGACCATTGACATCACAGGATTCTATTATGGATGTGGTCATGTGGTACAAAACAATCATCTGTACTATCAGAAGGGAGGAACCAATGTCATTCTGAA ACTTGGGCTCGATAAAGCAACGCTGGGCACACTACTCATTGAAAATGCCTTATATCATGGTCGGAACTACCTCTTTTCTAACTCGAAGACGTATTTCAACATAGCAGTGGATGAGAAGGGTCTTTGGATTATATATGCATCAAGCACTGATGAAAATATAATAGTAGCACATATCGATGAAGAAAGATTTTCAGTCATTCGGCATATTAATACTACATATCCTAAGTCCAAGGCTGGTAATGCATTTATAGCATGTGGCATTATGTATGTTACTGATACTAAGGATATGACAGtaagttttgcttttgatttattgaaagagaagcagattGATGCAAGGTTTGAGTTACGGTCTTCACAGTCTGTTCTTGCTATGCTTTCATACAGTCTAAGAGATAAGAATTTGTATACGTGGGAGAATGGGAGCTTAATGGTCTACCCTGTACATTTTGGCAGATGA
- the GLDN gene encoding gliomedin isoform X2, which yields MAAALGRALPWLLAAVALLAALSAAGTLFLLAQWKELGDALRELEAARPGLLSPQDPPGAPRSKRSRRGHVRAESEEMLMMLTYSMVPVRVMVDLCNSTKGICLTGPPGPPGPPGLDGIPGYNGSDGVPGIPGQKGEPGVNGKRGKIGLPGPKGDQGQKGEPGVMGLPGKDGMPGGKGTRGPKGEKGDANSDVILEGETCAVPNDDTLAGKAEERTPGPSKKAECVITSVGSPVHFVSVQQTFGTWMREPANISDERIWLTMHFSGNSIKEYENSNALLNDSYRTIDITGFYYGCGHVVQNNHLYYQKGGTNVILKLGLDKATLGTLLIENALYHGRNYLFSNSKTYFNIAVDEKGLWIIYASSTDENIIVAHIDEERFSVIRHINTTYPKSKAGNAFIACGIMYVTDTKDMTVSFAFDLLKEKQIDARFELRSSQSVLAMLSYSLRDKNLYTWENGSLMVYPVHFGR from the exons ATGGCTGCGGCGTTGGGCCGGGcgctgccctggctgctggcGGCCGTGGCGCTGCTGGCGGCGCTCAGCGCGGCCGGCACGCTTTTCCTTCTGGCTCAGTGGAAGGAGCTGGGAGACGctctgagggagctggaggcGGCTCGTCCCGGGCTGCTCTCCCCGCAGGACCCTCCAGGCGCTCCCCGCAGCAAGCGGAGCCGCCGCGGCCACGTGCGCGCGGAAAGCGAGGAGATGCTGATGATGCTCACCTACTCCATGGTGCCG GTCCGAGTGATGGTGGATTTATGTAATAGCACAAAAGGGATATGCTTAACAG GCCCCCCAGGCCCCCCAG GACCTCCTGGACTTGATGGAATCCCTGGCTACAATGGATCAGATGGAGTCCCAGGTATACCAGGACAAAAGGGAGAACCAGGagtaaatggaaaaagaggaaaaatag gTTTGCCAGGACCAAAAGGTGATCAAGGGCAGAAAGGAGAACCTGGAGTAATGGGTTTACCTGGCAAGGATGGTATGCCAGGAGGAAAGGGCACAAGAGGACCAAAGGGTGAAAAGGGGGATGCGAACAGTGATGTGATATTAGAAG GTGAGACGTGTGCTGTACCAAATGATGATACCCTGGCTGgaaaagctgaagagagaaCCCCTGGACCTTCAAAAAAAGCTG AATGTGTCATAACATCTGTAGGAAGCCCTGTTCACTTTGTCAGTGTACAGCAGACATTTGGAACTTGGATGCGGGAACCTGCAAATATAAGTGATGAGAGGATTTGGCTTACCATGCATTTTTCAG gAAACTCTataaaagaatatgaaaattcCAATGCCTTGCTGAATGACAGCTACAGGACCATTGACATCACAGGATTCTATTATGGATGTGGTCATGTGGTACAAAACAATCATCTGTACTATCAGAAGGGAGGAACCAATGTCATTCTGAA ACTTGGGCTCGATAAAGCAACGCTGGGCACACTACTCATTGAAAATGCCTTATATCATGGTCGGAACTACCTCTTTTCTAACTCGAAGACGTATTTCAACATAGCAGTGGATGAGAAGGGTCTTTGGATTATATATGCATCAAGCACTGATGAAAATATAATAGTAGCACATATCGATGAAGAAAGATTTTCAGTCATTCGGCATATTAATACTACATATCCTAAGTCCAAGGCTGGTAATGCATTTATAGCATGTGGCATTATGTATGTTACTGATACTAAGGATATGACAGtaagttttgcttttgatttattgaaagagaagcagattGATGCAAGGTTTGAGTTACGGTCTTCACAGTCTGTTCTTGCTATGCTTTCATACAGTCTAAGAGATAAGAATTTGTATACGTGGGAGAATGGGAGCTTAATGGTCTACCCTGTACATTTTGGCAGATGA